DNA from Nymphaea colorata isolate Beijing-Zhang1983 chromosome 4, ASM883128v2, whole genome shotgun sequence:
aaattttagGTTTGATTAGCAACATATTTAACAGATAGACAAGTTGTAGGTTTTCAAATAAGGTTGGGCACTTAAAGAGGTTTGTTAAGCAGCAAAGACATTTTGTGAGTATCTCATGAATCTTAAGACAAGTTCatcaaatattaaaattattatttcagGAACCTACTCCAATCTTTAAGATAAATTTATAAGATACTTAAAAAGTGTTCATGTTATCAAACTACCTAGGAAAACTTGGGTGAGGTTAATTATATTAATCTATTAACCAACATGGGTCCCAGTGGAGCCAATTAGGTTtgtagaaaaaattaaaatctataTTGCCTCGTTGACCAATCTCTAATGCCATTTATAAGGCACATTTTCGTGGGTCGGGTTTTGGATCCAGCTATTCAAAATGTTGTTCATATCTAAATTCGAATCCAAAACGGTATAGAAATTTGAACAAACCTACCCACACTTAactcgatttttctttttggactGTTCAGTTCATATGAATCTGGATCCAATTGGGCATCCACTGTATACCCGACCTGCTAACTGAGTTACCAATCTATCGAGGTTTGAACCGTTTTACTGCTACGTTAAATTAACCATTGGTTGGCATAGTAGAGAACCAGAGGTAGGTGATCCTTGACTGCCGAGAATTTACATGATCAAATACTGTTTAAAGAACAAGAACTTTCAAACAGTCTTAAAGATTTGGAAATGATAAAGATTTGCTGCGTAACTTCATTTAGATTAGTTATTCGTTAGCAACTTATGCAAGAATAGCTTAAATGTATTTTGCAGATTTTAGATGTATTTCCTCAAGTTTTTTCAAAGggtaaaataagaatttttattGAATCTATGAATATCCTCGATTAATCATGgaaaaaatatagaatctaAGCAGTGTTCTTAACTTTTGTCAATTCCTTGGgtatgttttgaaaaaattcctAAAGAATATTCTAAGAGGTGCCGCGAAATTGCCGAGGAATATGCCATCGCCGGTCCATTGGTGCTCCGTGCTCGTGAGATCTGGCTGAAGGATCTCCTGTAATGACACAAATATCCATTTGGGCTTCCCACTCTATGAATTGCACACAGAGAAGTGACCGCAATTTTCCATTTGTAATTTTGTgaacaaaaatgacatttcatcTGGCTCTGGAGCTCCCCACGGATCTACCATGGCAGCTTAACGCCCCATCACCTTCATTATGCCTACCAAGTTGGCCAATAATCGTGATGAATGGGAGCTTCGTTGTCACACAGAGTTCCTGGTCCCCCGCTCAGTTCGTTTCTGTGATTAACCTttctagttttccttttctcccttgATTCTTCATTGGTTTGACATACAAGCTAAATGATAATTTTTCAAGATCTTGGCACAATTCTTAGAGTGAAATCACGAGAATGATCGTTAAAGTTTACCCATCTATCTATCTTATTGGATACATTAAAATCTATTTTTGAAAGCATGGAGTTCAAGCCATGTCTAACAGTCTGGTTAGGCTGGAAGAAACACCATTCTTTTTCAATTAtgagggaaaaggaaaagaagaaaattttgtgtGGGACCAAATAAACTACCATAGTGAACTCTCGTTTTGTTTTCACGCATGGGAGGGCACATGTTCATACACATGGCAGCCATTGTATGCATGACCATGTAACATCTGATGAAGCCCCTCTCCATAATCATTCAATATTTTAACTTTAATTACTCTTGGAAACCGTGccatttagttttctttttaaactaTTGACACTGTTGCAGAAGCTCTCTGCTAGTCCACTCTGTTGTGTATTTAGAGAGGGGGCAGGGATGCAGGAGGTTCTCTCGGAGCTACAATTTGGCGAAGATCGAGGTGAGTGGGGATCCGCATTGCTCATTCTTtactttctccctttctttctctggtTGTAAAGACATTATCCGAATCTTGTGCTTAACCTCTAAGTGGGTCTTTTGCTGACGCAGTAATTACTTTTACATTTAAACAGTTTTTGGCTCGGTGGGTGATGCTCTTTTTGACCTCTTTTACAGCATGGTAATGTAGTTAAAGGCGTTGTATGGATGTGGAACTGGCATACACATGGTTTTGGAGTTTCATCGCCTGTATAATACTTGCTCCTTCTAGGGTTTTGTTGAGGGGGACATTGCAGAGAAATCTTGGGCATCCCCACTTTCTGTTTGCCCAATGTGCCTGAGGGTGCAGAGtgtggaagaagaaaaggggagATCTGTTTGGTGGTTAATGGTGGGGTTTGCAGGGGTAATGCTAGTGGGATCTTGGTTGTAGGCTGATCTTCCTGGTCTGCAACTTGCGTTTTTTTGCATTCTGGGGGGATTTTGTTTGCTGGGCAGTGAGAGAAGtgggagaaagaaaaatggcacCAAGCTTTGATTTTCCAGACTGGTGGTCTAAGGAGACAAGGAAGGGTACTCCTGTTGTGGTGACAATGGAGAACCCCAATTTCTCTGTGCTCGAGCTGGATGGGCCTGAAGCCACATTCCGTTCGGCCGAGAAGGATCGCGGCAGGAACGCGAAGCAGTTTACTTGGGTCTTGCTTCTCAAGGCTCACCGGGCTGTCGGCTGCGTCGCTTGGATGGCCATGGCCTTATGGGCGCTGCTTGGCACAATTCAGAAGCGCTTAATCTTCCAACAGGGAGTGGTGGTGGAGTCTGAGAAACCACATAAGAATAGGCTCTTTAGATTCATCAGAGCTTTCTTAGTGATCTCTCTGGCTTTTCTGGTTTTGGAATTGGTCGCCCACTTGAATGGTTGGCATTTCTATAAGCCCAGTTTGCATATGCTGGATGTGTCTGAGATCCAAGGCTTTCTGCACGCAACTTATTTGTTATGGTTGACGTTTCGGGCCGACTACATTGCTCCCCTCATTCTGGCGCTCTCAAAATTTTGTGTTATTCTCTTCCTTATTCAGTCTGCAGATCGAATGGTTCTTTGCCTTGGCTGCTTCTGGATCAAGTATAAGAAGATTAAGCCTCGGATAGATGGTGATCCCTTCAAATCTGAAGATGTAGAGCAGCCTGGGTATGAGTACCCTATGGTTCTCGTTCAGATTCCTATGTGCAATGAAAGGGAGGTAAGAAATGGAGTCTTCTTTGTTTCCCATATGCATTATGCATTGCCCGTTTGTCTCAAGTGTTGCAGTTACACTCCTTGTATATAATTTTTCTAATATATTCTTTTGAACACCAGAGACAACCTTTTATATGAATTACTAAAGAATTTCAGTGTCAATGTGATAGATCTAAAGTTTACATTTCCAGGTTTTACATTTGGCCATAGTTTAATGGTAAAAACGGTTTTGGGGTTTTGAGCTTTCTACAGATTCTTCGAGCAAAATCAAATTGTACTTTTGCTAACCACTGCagttctgtttcttttgtgtTCTGATTGTGAAGCTTTATTGACACAGGTCTACGAGCAATCAATTTCCGCTGTCTGCCAGATTGATTGGCCTAAGGACCGGTTGTTGATTCAAGTTCTTGACGATTCAGATGATGATAGCATTCAGTGTCTGATCAGAGCGGAGGTTATGAAATGGAGCCAACGGGGTGTGAATATTGTCTACCGGCATCGTTTGGTAAGGACTGGCTACAAGGCTGGTAATCTCAAGTCCGCAATGAATTGCGACTATGTCAAGGCCTATGAATTTGTTGCCATCTTTGATGCGGATTTCCAGCCAAATCCTGATTATCTTAAGCAGACAATACCATATTTTAAGGTTCGCTGTTGCCTATTAAATGTTCTGCGGTTTTCATTGTAAATTTATCAAGTAGTTCTAAGTTCTAACTGTAGGTGTCCCTTATTTGTAGAATGATCCGCAACTTGGGTTGGTTCAGGCACGATGGTCATTCGTGAACAGTGATGAGAACTTGCTAACACGCCTCCAGAACATAAATCTCTGTTTTCACTTTGAGGTTGAGCAGCAGGTCAATGGTGTTTTTCTTAACTTCTTTGGATTTAATGGGACTGCGGGTGTGTGGAGGATCAAAGCCCTTGAAGAATCCGGTGGTTGGCTTGAGAGAACTACTGTGGAGGATATGGATATTGCTGTTCGAGCCCATCTAAATGGATGGAAATTTATCTTCCTGAATGATGTTAAAGTACTACACTTTACTCTATGCTTCTGATGCAATTCTAGGCATGGGAATTAGTTAGTTCTTATATGTCTGGTTGCGTTTGTTGCAAGGTCCTTTGTGAAGTTCCAGAATCTTATGAAGCATACCGTAAACAGCAGCACAGGTGGCACTCAGGCCCAATGCAGCTCTTCCGATTATGCCTCCCAGCCATCATAACTTCCAAGGTTTTCTTTCTCGCCATTGTTGTGTTTGTTTTGGTTGATCAGTTTGATAAATAGTTTCTCTAAGACCTTTATGTTTCTTCCATTTTTAATGCAGATATCAATATGGAAGAAGTgcaacttgatttttctttttttccttctgagGAAATTGATTCTTCCCTTCTATTCTTTCACATTATTTTGCATTATTCTTCCTCTAACCATGTTCATACCCGAAGCTGAATTACCTTTATGGGTGATCTGTTACGTTCCTGTTGTCATGTCATTCCTCAACATTCTTCCTGCTCTCCGGTCCTTTCCTTTCATTATTCCCTATCTTCTCTTTGAGAACACGATGTCTGTGACCAAGTTCAATGCAATGATTTCTGGGTTGTTCCAGTTGGGCAGTTCTTATGAATGGGTAGTAACCAAAAAAGCTGGTAGATCATCAGAGCCGGACTTGCTGGCTGCAGCTGAGAGGGAGACAAAGAACTTGAACCAGCAGCTTACTCGGGGGGCTTCTGAGAGTGAACTTTCAGAGCTGAACAAGCTGAAGGAGCGAAAATCAGCTCCTTCTAAAAAGAAGATCAATAAGATATACATGAAAGAGCTAACTCTAGCATTTCTTCTCCTCACTGCGTCTGCACGAAGCTTGTTGTCGGCTCAGGGCATCCATTTCTATTTCCTGCTTTTCCAGGGTATTTCCTTCCTCCTTGTAGGTCTTGACCTGATTGGCGAGCAGGTGAGCTGATGCAATTCAAATGGTTGACACCTAGAAAAAAGTGTTTCAGCTCAAGAAGCTCATTATGTACACCAATTGCTCAAGGATGGCAATACATATCCATTTGGGTGTTCGATTCTTCACATTTACTGAAGACAGGTGAGAAAATTTTCCATCTGAACAATAAGCCTTTCTTGTTCTAGCCAAGCGAGGTAGTACTGCAAGTACCCATGTAAGAATTTCCTCTCTTTTCCCGCCTTAGTTCTCTGGATTGCTCGAGCCTTTTTTGCACTCTTTCTCCGTTATACATAGGCATTCATCTCTCATGGGGTATTAGGTAGAACTGGTTTGTATTCTTGTTTAGTTGTGGTTGTGTTCAGATTCGTTTCCCAGTATGTACCTAAAGGGTTCAGCCAAAAcccagaaaaagaaagaaagaaagggaagaagaaaaattgtggAAGAAGATTCAAAATTGTGAGAGTTGGCTCTGGTTCTCCAATCCAGAAATACTGAGATGTAAACAGTTATCTGTAAAATCAGTTAATTGAGTTGAATTTAAAGTAATTTATCTGATATACATTATGTCTTCTGTGGGTTTTCTTATCCTGTTCTCAATCTGAGGGCCTGAGGCTATGCAGTATCTCTGGTTTTTCTCCCCCATCTTCTGTGCTATCTGGCGGCTGATTGGTCCTCAAGTTTCCTGCTATACTTGACATCTCTCCGTCATGGTTAAAACAGTGTAGCCTTGTGGGGAATTGGCTTTGGACCATGTGGGGTCCTGCTGTCTCTCCAAAGATTTTCTTGCTGATCTTCTTTCTAATATTCATTATTCTAAACTGAGTATAATACTGATCGTAAAGCATCCGATGTTCTCGTAATTGCTAGTTTATTACAGTCGCTTTCCtgaattaaatttcaaaaaattcgTCCCGCACATGTGAGCATCTTCTGTGAACAGTCTTCAGTGGCCCACCTGGCTGTACTACTTGAGCTGACCTGCCAGAGATGCAGGTCATGGTGATGACCTTGACAATAGGCAAATCATCTTCGTCCACCTCTGGGTTGCGTGGGACTGAGATTAACTTTCCAGGCGCTAAGTCCAGGGTTAAAACTGTTCATACTTTTCTCAATTTTGATCTGTTTCTCCATGTTACTTTGCCATTTTCGTCTCAGATCCTTTTTtatcaggaaaaagaaaatctcaaaagaaagagaagtttATCGTCAGGCGTAAAACTAACTGGCATGAcgaaaaataagtaaaagaatTATGACATTCACGTACATTAAAATTGTCAACATATTGTCTATAATGCGATAAGGATTTAAAAATTCacaatataaatgtttttttgctATGTCACACAAGTTCGAATacggcatttttttttcaaagaaaatatgagtACGGGTAGCAACTCCACCTTTTCCTAACATACCGCTCAAATTTGTACAAACCAGGCGCATGAATGCGCTTGGACAACATATGCACACCAGCACTAAAATTAccaacaaagaaacaaacacTAGTGCAGGCACCAATTTTGAGCAGCAGCCGTGTTTCCGCTGAAACTGTTTGTTTAGCAAATTGAAAATGTAATCTACAAATCAATTTCTGAAACTCTTAAAGGAATATCCAGTTCTCAACTCTCATATATAAgaattcaacaaaagaaaaaatgaagccCATCAAGGTACATCCAATTAAAATGTTTAcggaaaaaaaatcaggaaaaaatcatttgaaaatctcTCCATAACAAAAATCTCGCTATTTTACcgtgattttttttagaattaaaaatttcttaatttttaaaattttaaaggtttttttataaatttttaaaaattattgagATGGTTTTAAGGTGgacaactttgccaaaaaaaaaaaccccgaAAAAACCTCTCTAATACTTtcccgagaacgatatttgttaAACCCACAATCTTGAATCAGCCTAACAATAATTTTCATGCCAATGGCGTTCTGTCTTTTActgaattttttaaagttggTGCCACGCTTCAATTAGTGCCAACAGCGTGCAGCATGgacatttaaaaagaaaagttgctAGAGTTCATGGGGTTTTAGTACACCGGCTTAGGCAAGTGACTAGTAAGTGTTCGAATGGCACAGACATTACGCTCCTTGTGTCAATGATGAGAAGCGATGCACTGGTTGACAAGAAGAAACACAGGCTTTAAGGCGAAGGAAGCTTCGGCTCCGGCCACTTGGGCAGGAGGAACTCCTTGAGCTCCCTCAATTGCAAGTTGCTGAGAAAAGTTGAGCATCTTCAATTGTTTATCGTTTCTCACATGCTCATGCTTTCCCTCCCTCCTATTAAAAGGCCACCAACATCAGTCATTTTCCTAAGCATCGTGGGTTCTGCTACACAAGCGGAAGACAAATGCATGTTACACCTCTCCCTATGTGAGCCTGACGTGACAGTAACACTCTCAGGCAACCATCACAATAATTCTTTTTTCTGTCTTTCTAGAGCGCCTTTGTTCTTGAAGGCAATCTTCTTCTTGACAACATTAAGAAGATATCCATGGCTGGGCCGACTAAAGATTCGTTGCTTGGACTGCAGTGTGAACCGCCATGGCAGCCGGAGGATCCAGCAATCTGACCTTTTTGACGAATTTCTAATGTGTAGGaccacctttttttctttttctaaaagcaCGAACGATAGTAATTTGGTGGGGAGCAGCATCTAAAACGTAAACGTATAGATGGGGTTCTTAAGGAGGAGCCTCTGCTGGCCAAGGTTGTTCTTTCTTGGGAAAAAGAaatgtattgattttttttttcaaagaaaaaaaaaagtgttggcAAACTAACAGTAGATTCGCTTACCTTTCtaagtttgtatttttctccaaaaaaatctGGAGCATGTCGGTTGCTATTTTGCCAAAAGACGAGCGGTTTTATGTAGATTCAAGCTTCATTTGGAGGGGGATTCAATTCAAGGAGAAATTTTCTGATGCATAAGTTTTATTAcacaaataaatttttggatGAGCTAGAAGTTATCCTACTGTCCATCCAAGCGAGAGATGAAGTGCCCCTAAGATTTAATGTTGTTGGTACCAGCGGTGGAATGTAGAGATATGATCatgggccatggccccacctcagcgaattgaaaaaaaaaatattgaaaaaattaaaaattttaagttgtgccatgtattgtttggattggAGTTCAGTTTGGTTCCACCCGAATCCAAAGGTTGGATTATTTGGGCtgttcatgaaaaaaatccTCACTTCATCCCTGACTATAATGTATCATGGGTTCCAATCTACCCATTTAAGCTATGCCCCTCAAAGTGATAACTAAATTATTATCTCTATTTTGAAGGCAAaagcagttttcttttttcttgaagaggaaaatttttccttccttttttaaTAGAACTGTGATAAAAGGAAACTATGATTTGGAGGTGCAATACTTTACCTGTTAATAGATCCTGtaggaagagagagaataccTCCAAAAATAAGGTGAAGTTTCCTCCCCATCCAACCTCTCGCCGTCGCCGATGAGTTGCTTCTTCGGCTCGCATAGTCTTAAGGCTCTCGTGTTCTGCCAGATCAAATTTCTCTATCTAAAAGAAATCCAAACTATTCTTTGTCATTTTGAGAACTGATTTGACTATTATCCTATAATATCCACTACAAAAAGGGTTTCCCATTTGTACTTTTTCTATGGCGCGAGTGACTTTCATTACAACCTTAGGTAAACTTTCTTTGCAACGAAAACCGTCGGGTTGAAGTTTCCCAGCAGTAAAAGTTAAAGGTTAGGTAAAAGATGAAAAGTACAAATTTGACCCATCTTGCTTATAAtttaaggaagatgaaaagtacGACCATGCTTATTGACCTTGCGCCGCTTGGGGGTgcgtgtgtgtatgcatgtgaaAGCAGACTGGTTGAGTTAAATCTAATTTAACCCCATGGCATGTAAAAAGTTAGaaaagaataagtaaataaatctCTGTGATGAAGAAATCAAGCAATTATCTCTGTAATGAGTTTGTTTCCCATGCGCAGCTCTATTTTCCATCTGATATCCCAAACAAGTGGCAGAGAATAGCATGATGCACGTTAGAATCTATGCACCAACGGCATGCCCACTAAAAATCTTATAAAGCACGTCTAGAAGCAGAGGAAAAAACTCGTAGCAGGAAAGCAGAGTAGAAGGAAAGAGAGGCACTCTCCTACCAAAAAAGTTCTATGTGAGCATGTGAAAATCAAGTTGGAAACAGAGAAAGAAGTGACGAATGCTTGCCCAATCGCCATGTAAGGGTCTTTTTCGTATTCGGTAGCCGGAGATCTCTCTGTAAAAAAGTCTTTTGTTTATTCAGAAGCATGAGAAAAAGATGGTAGCTGTTTGGAGTTTTCCAATTGTCCGTTTCTAAAGCATGACCAAAGCAGCAAGATAAAAGTCAAAGTTTACAttgagaaaaatagaaagaccTGTATCTGAAAAATCCAATGGGCCAAAATCCATGTTATGCTGTTGGCTTCGCAAAAACAGATATGTTGTCACTTGTCAGTAAATGGATAAAGATGAAGAAAGGTGAAGGCAGGAAGAGAAGAGCTGGCTCGATTTAAGTTACTGCcatgtttttttagtttcaaattttcttcttgaagGTCACATCTGCAACCTTCCTTGGACGGAATTATGGATTTGTATGTGTGAGAGAGCCTCATAATCAGCTTCCAAATCATACTTTTCTAACATGTAAATAGAATGTCTGGtaatttttcagtttctttttttcataatttccgTCTGCCGTCATCGGTATGACCGAACGGGAAAACCTTTCATTTAGAGACCCACCATCAACAACATTTTAACAATCGTCGCCTTAATTGGTGGCTTGAAGGACAACGTTGTGAGCATTCTTAGAAAGACATTTCAGGACCCAACATTTCATACAATGTTATTCATGCCTGACTTCGGAGAGTTAAAGTTCAgtattatataatatatcataAATGCAATTTAGTAAGTTCATTGTATAAAAGGAAATCTAAAATGCCTCAAAAGTATTTTGAGTAAAGTGAAGAGATAAGAAACAACATAAAAAGGTGTGATTCCCTGAAAACttccaaagagaaaaaggagaacatTTTACTTTTTGAGCAAAAACCACCTATCATTTAAACTTGAATACTTACTCAAACAATGGGAATCCGACTACAACTACAATGTAATAGATTAAAATTCGATCTCACATGTAATTCAAATGTATCCTCTCGGCAGTTTAGTTAGTGGAAAAATGTTCTGGCCTGGCCTGGACTTGATAACTGGGTTCGTGCTTCTGCAAACACCATTCTGATACATCAGAACTTACTCCTCGCAGCACAAATTTTTTGATACGTAGCTGAACATTAGACGGACCCTCACCAGATTATGCCAACAAAGACGTACATAGGATATTTAACTTCTAACCTTCTCACCATGAAGTCTGATATCCTAGCTAGGTGGACAAAGCTCTCGTTGGCTTCAAAAGCAAATAAGGCCAACCAAACAATTGCAGTAATCATGTGGTGGGCATGACTTCCGCTTTTCGGTGACAATGAACAGTTCCAAACGTTCAACAGAAACGCCTCCGATGCAGCATGTTGCCTTTTGAGAGATCAGAGGAGAATAGTTTTATGCTTCATCACATCCTTCTCCAAAACTTTTGTTACGTTTCTGCAGGACATGCAAGCACACCATTAAAGATGACCAACAAGCAGTGAAATAACATGATGGACTATTAGCTTCCCGAAAAGAAAAGCCAGTAGGTGGTAATATTTCACCATTAACGAAGAATTTTACATAGATCAAGCCAGTCTAGCATATTAAGTCTGATTGGGGTTGACATAGTGCCAGGGTACACAAGCAATGGACCATTCAAGGGTTTCTTCAGTTTGTCATCACCGGTCCTGCAAAATCATTCTCATGCAACCCTGGTCAACCCAACCAGAACTGTCACGACAGTCCTGCCGTCACTATgaatttaatataaaatcatCCAACCAGAAACTGCTGGGCACCAtgatcctttttatttttgagaatttaGTAGAGGAAAACCCGGTCATGGACCTTCACAGGAGTAATGGTAAAACCTCACAGGTCCTCTACCCAGGAGATAATGCCCAGTTTTGGCTCATGCAAGGAGTTGTGCCTATGTGAGTGTCCACCTGAGAGCCATCTCACTACAGATATCCCTTTAACATCTTGTTAGGCTAT
Protein-coding regions in this window:
- the LOC116253033 gene encoding probable xyloglucan glycosyltransferase 5 yields the protein MAPSFDFPDWWSKETRKGTPVVVTMENPNFSVLELDGPEATFRSAEKDRGRNAKQFTWVLLLKAHRAVGCVAWMAMALWALLGTIQKRLIFQQGVVVESEKPHKNRLFRFIRAFLVISLAFLVLELVAHLNGWHFYKPSLHMLDVSEIQGFLHATYLLWLTFRADYIAPLILALSKFCVILFLIQSADRMVLCLGCFWIKYKKIKPRIDGDPFKSEDVEQPGYEYPMVLVQIPMCNEREVYEQSISAVCQIDWPKDRLLIQVLDDSDDDSIQCLIRAEVMKWSQRGVNIVYRHRLVRTGYKAGNLKSAMNCDYVKAYEFVAIFDADFQPNPDYLKQTIPYFKNDPQLGLVQARWSFVNSDENLLTRLQNINLCFHFEVEQQVNGVFLNFFGFNGTAGVWRIKALEESGGWLERTTVEDMDIAVRAHLNGWKFIFLNDVKVLCEVPESYEAYRKQQHRWHSGPMQLFRLCLPAIITSKISIWKKCNLIFLFFLLRKLILPFYSFTLFCIILPLTMFIPEAELPLWVICYVPVVMSFLNILPALRSFPFIIPYLLFENTMSVTKFNAMISGLFQLGSSYEWVVTKKAGRSSEPDLLAAAERETKNLNQQLTRGASESELSELNKLKERKSAPSKKKINKIYMKELTLAFLLLTASARSLLSAQGIHFYFLLFQGISFLLVGLDLIGEQVS